In Bacillus thuringiensis, the DNA window CCAATCGTAGCCTCCACAGGATCCTTCGCCGGAGAACCAAGAAATCCGATTAATCGATCGAAGCGACTTACCGTTTTTGGAAAATCCGGTATTTCTATATGGTCACTATCTAAATGCTGCTGTAATTTATATTCATTTTTAAAGGGATTTTCGTTCAATTTCATCCACCTCCAGCAATTGTTTCAATTTCTTTATCCCGTTATGGAGTCTCGATTTCACTGTTCCAATCGGAATGTTTAATATCTCCGCAATCTCTTTTTGCTGCATGTCATGATAATAAGAAAGAATCAAGACCGCTCGCTGTTCTTCAGGAACTTTCAAAATTGCTTCTCTTACTGTGAGCCGATCTTCGTGAGAAAATTCTTTTTCCTGAATCGGCACTAAAAATGGCAAAAGCGTACGCCACTTTTTTCTTCTATTTAATTTATTAATCATAAGACGATAACCAATTTGAAATAAATACGTTTTTATTTTTCCTTTCTCAAGTTCATACATATGTTTCTTACGCTCTAACGTCAAAAATGTATCTTGCACAAGATCGATACTTAACTGTTCATCTCGGTTAAAGCGATACAAAAATGTATATAGCGCTGGTTTAATTAAAACATATAGTTTTTCCCCAGCCTCCTTATCCCCACTTTGGTACGCAAGCATGAGCTCCTCCTCAATCCCAATCTGCGCCATTTTTTTTGATCTCCTTTATTCCTTTTAACGTTAATGAAATACGGGAAATTAAATATGCACTTGCGACAATGACCCATGCTTGTGACTGATGCGTAAAAAATTGAACATATGGGTTTTGAATCGTAAATCCACTAAAAACGAAAATATTTAACGCCAGCACACATATACATGCATACACTGCAAGACAGACCGAAATTGTATCAAATACATTCCACCGAAAATATATTTTTGTTTTTGTAAAATCAATTTTATTTCCATTTTTTCGTACAATATACTTCTTATCCAACGGAATAATGATTGAAAAAATAACAATCATTATAATCCCAACTGTAATCATTGAAACTTTAAAGCCAATTGGCATCGGTAATAACAGACCACAAGAAAATACAACGATAATTCCAATTAAAGCAAAAGTAAGAAGTAACTTATTAGACATATAAAAAGCCTCCCTCATCTATTCTTTCATAAATGTATACAGACGAGGAAGGCAATGCGTTCAAATATTATTTTATTTTTTTAATAATTTTTGCAGGATTCCCACCAACTACTACATTATCAGGCACATCTTTCGTTACAACGGCGCCAGATGCGATAACCGCGTTGTGTCCAATTGTTACACCTGGATTAATAATTGCTCTTCCGCCAATCCATACGTTATCGCCAATTGTAACTGGCTTTCCATATTCTGATCCGCTTATGCGCTCTACTGGATCAAGCGGGTGTGTTGCTGTATAAATGTGAACACCTGGAGCTAACATACAGTTCACTCCAATTGTTACTGGGCATACGTCTAAAATTGTACAGTCAAAATTCGCGTAAAAATTTTCACCAACATGAATGTTATAGCCATAATCACATCTAAAAGAAGATTCAAGATGAATGTTATCTCCAGTCGTTCCGAATAATTCTTTTACGATTTCGCTACGCTCTTTTAATTGCACTTCTGGCGTATCATTTAATTTTCTCGTTAATATACGAGCTTGCTCCCTCTCTTGTACTAAAACTGGATCAGCCGGTATGTACATTTCTCCTAGTATCATCTTTTCCTTTTCTGTTTTCATCATACTATCCCCTTCAACTTATGTATATAAGTTAATAATAACATAAAAAAAGGTCTGAACGTTGTTTCGTTCAGACCCTTCTCTCTTAATCTTCCATCGTTGATAAGTCACCTGTTGGTAAGTTTAACTCCCACGCTTTTAATACGCGACGCATAATTTTACCACTTCTCGTTTTCGGTAATTTATCTCTAAATTCAATTTGTCTTGGCGCTGCATGAGCTGCTAGGCCTTTCTTTACAAATTGACGAATCT includes these proteins:
- a CDS encoding RNA polymerase sigma factor, with protein sequence MAQIGIEEELMLAYQSGDKEAGEKLYVLIKPALYTFLYRFNRDEQLSIDLVQDTFLTLERKKHMYELEKGKIKTYLFQIGYRLMINKLNRRKKWRTLLPFLVPIQEKEFSHEDRLTVREAILKVPEEQRAVLILSYYHDMQQKEIAEILNIPIGTVKSRLHNGIKKLKQLLEVDEIERKSL
- a CDS encoding maltose acetyltransferase domain-containing protein — its product is MMKTEKEKMILGEMYIPADPVLVQEREQARILTRKLNDTPEVQLKERSEIVKELFGTTGDNIHLESSFRCDYGYNIHVGENFYANFDCTILDVCPVTIGVNCMLAPGVHIYTATHPLDPVERISGSEYGKPVTIGDNVWIGGRAIINPGVTIGHNAVIASGAVVTKDVPDNVVVGGNPAKIIKKIK